A genome region from Aliivibrio salmonicida LFI1238 includes the following:
- the tnpB gene encoding IS66 family insertion sequence element accessory protein TnpB (TnpB, as the term is used for proteins encoded by IS66 family insertion elements, is considered an accessory protein, since TnpC, encoded by a neighboring gene, is a DDE family transposase.), with protein sequence MNVFTDVSTIYLHRDFVDFRKAINGLVVIVEQEMQLSPFSDALFIFCNKPRDKLKILYWDKTGFALWYKRLDEDRFKWPRNINNDTLALSEQQLTLLLQGFDILGHQPVHYQTTL encoded by the coding sequence ATGAATGTATTTACTGATGTTTCCACCATTTATCTTCATCGTGATTTTGTCGATTTTCGCAAGGCCATTAATGGCCTTGTCGTGATTGTTGAGCAAGAAATGCAACTATCACCGTTTAGTGATGCTCTATTTATATTTTGCAATAAGCCTCGTGATAAACTCAAAATATTGTATTGGGATAAAACAGGATTCGCTTTATGGTACAAGCGATTAGATGAAGACCGCTTCAAATGGCCACGAAATATAAATAACGATACGTTAGCATTATCAGAGCAGCAACTGACACTGCTATTACAAGGTTTTGATATCTTAGGACATCAACCGGTACATTATCAAACAACCCTTTAA
- a CDS encoding IS66-like element ISVsa2 family transposase, translating to MTDKIKPLPDTIDELKALVLQLENKYNRLLEQFRLAQHQRFGKSSESDSTQFDLFNETEEEIIIENDDTQTITYTRQKPKRQRLPEDLPRTVIIHDIKDKTCKCCGLEMHAMGKDISEKLEFVPAKVEVIQHVRPKYACRNCEKNNTSVDIKQAPMPASPIPKGIATASLLAQIITAKFQYSLPLYRQETLFQQWGIIIGRRTMADWLIKCSVLFTPLNNELHRILLEQPTLHCDETTVNVLDVEKAKCYMWVYCSGYDSPGSGVLPGIVLYDYQSSRHGYHPVNFLKGYNGYLHTDGYQGYEQTEAMLVGCWAHARRRFIEAQRVQVKGKTGSADWVLSKIQKLYRIESLLKEASPEAKYVARQTEARDLLKELRDWLDSAVSRVSPKTKLGEAISYTLNQWDKLVRYIDDGLLSIDNNRAERAVKPFVIGRKNWLFSGSTAGADSSAMLYSIVETAKANGLIPYDYIRYCLDRLCVGSPDIDSLLPWNVKDKV from the coding sequence ATGACTGATAAAATAAAACCACTTCCTGATACCATTGACGAGCTGAAAGCACTTGTGCTTCAGCTTGAAAATAAATATAACCGTCTTCTAGAGCAATTTCGGCTGGCTCAACATCAGCGCTTTGGTAAAAGCAGTGAATCTGACTCGACTCAATTTGATTTATTCAATGAAACAGAAGAAGAAATCATCATTGAAAATGATGACACACAAACGATTACCTACACTCGTCAAAAGCCAAAACGCCAACGCTTACCTGAAGACTTACCGCGTACTGTTATTATCCACGACATAAAAGATAAAACTTGTAAGTGTTGCGGTCTAGAGATGCATGCGATGGGTAAAGACATCAGTGAAAAGTTGGAATTTGTACCAGCTAAAGTGGAAGTTATTCAACATGTTCGTCCTAAATATGCTTGCCGAAATTGTGAAAAAAACAATACTTCAGTAGACATTAAACAAGCCCCAATGCCAGCGTCACCAATCCCTAAAGGGATTGCGACCGCAAGTTTACTTGCTCAAATTATTACGGCTAAATTTCAATACAGTCTTCCACTTTATCGTCAAGAAACGTTATTTCAGCAATGGGGTATCATTATTGGACGGCGAACGATGGCGGATTGGTTAATAAAATGCTCGGTACTATTTACCCCTCTTAATAACGAGTTACATCGTATTTTGCTTGAACAACCCACTCTGCATTGTGATGAAACAACGGTAAATGTGTTGGATGTTGAAAAAGCAAAATGTTATATGTGGGTCTACTGCTCTGGCTATGATTCTCCAGGCTCTGGTGTTTTGCCTGGAATTGTACTTTATGATTATCAATCTAGCAGGCATGGCTACCATCCAGTTAACTTTTTAAAAGGTTATAACGGGTATTTACATACCGATGGTTACCAAGGTTATGAACAAACTGAAGCGATGTTAGTTGGCTGTTGGGCACACGCACGTCGACGATTTATTGAGGCTCAACGTGTTCAAGTAAAAGGGAAAACAGGGAGTGCAGATTGGGTATTGAGTAAAATCCAAAAGCTATACCGGATCGAATCGTTATTAAAAGAGGCTTCCCCTGAAGCCAAGTATGTTGCTAGGCAGACAGAAGCCCGCGATTTACTTAAAGAGCTCCGTGATTGGCTTGATAGCGCAGTTAGTCGAGTATCACCTAAAACAAAATTAGGTGAGGCGATTAGCTATACATTAAATCAATGGGATAAATTAGTTCGTTATATTGATGATGGATTGTTATCTATTGATAACAATCGAGCAGAGCGAGCGGTTAAACCGTTTGTTATCGGCCGGAAAAACTGGTTATTTTCGGGTTCAACGGCTGGTGCAGATTCAAGTGCAATGCTTTACAGCATTGTAGAAACAGCAAAGGCAAACGGATTAATCCCTTACGATTATATTCGGTATTGTCTAGATCGTTTATGTGTTGGATCGCCAGATATCGATTCACTTTTACCTTGGAATGTAAAAGACAAGGTGTAG
- a CDS encoding GNAT family N-acetyltransferase, producing MTSITEARKEDIKRIHEIETEAFGSHGYPSFFIRQAFDCWSNGLLVARKNDDVVGYLLQVPSSSTVGDAWVLSLAVSKQAQGGGLGKKLLETAIKNAKGYQRLLLTVCPKNQSAYALYQSYGFYLLNEEQDYFDEGEHRFVLAMDISQ from the coding sequence ATGACAAGCATCACAGAAGCAAGAAAAGAAGATATAAAACGAATTCATGAGATAGAAACAGAGGCTTTTGGCTCGCATGGATACCCTTCTTTTTTTATTCGACAAGCTTTTGATTGTTGGTCTAATGGGTTACTTGTAGCAAGAAAGAATGACGACGTTGTCGGTTATCTGCTTCAAGTGCCTTCAAGCAGTACCGTCGGAGACGCTTGGGTGTTGTCTTTGGCGGTATCAAAACAAGCACAAGGGGGTGGTTTAGGTAAAAAGCTATTAGAAACGGCGATTAAAAATGCAAAAGGGTATCAACGATTATTATTAACCGTATGCCCTAAGAATCAATCCGCGTACGCTTTATATCAATCGTATGGCTTTTATTTATTGAATGAAGAACAAGATTATTTTGATGAGGGTGAGCATCGTTTTGTACTTGCTATGGATATATCACAATAA
- a CDS encoding GNAT family N-acetyltransferase: MEIDYKVNEPMSAEQFIELLKKTTLGARRPIDDVARIQAMLDNSNLIVTAWGDGELIGVARSVTDFNFCCYLSDLAVDESVQSMGVGKYLILVTKEEVSPECKLILLSAPQAEGYYPKIGFEAHNSAWVLSDESQLKLY; this comes from the coding sequence ATGGAAATCGATTATAAAGTAAATGAACCAATGAGTGCTGAGCAGTTTATTGAATTATTGAAGAAAACGACTCTTGGTGCTCGAAGACCAATTGATGATGTAGCAAGAATACAAGCGATGTTAGATAACTCTAATTTGATTGTCACCGCGTGGGGCGATGGCGAATTAATTGGCGTTGCTCGTTCTGTCACGGATTTTAATTTTTGTTGTTATCTTTCTGATTTAGCTGTTGATGAAAGTGTGCAATCAATGGGGGTTGGAAAATATCTCATTCTGGTGACGAAGGAAGAGGTATCTCCTGAGTGCAAGTTAATATTACTTTCAGCGCCACAAGCTGAAGGGTATTACCCAAAAATTGGTTTCGAAGCACACAATAGTGCGTGGGTCTTATCTGATGAAAGTCAATTGAAGCTTTATTAA
- a CDS encoding SDR family oxidoreductase, giving the protein MTSISILGCGWLGLPLAKQLVECGFSVKGSVRSEEKAHSLNEFSVTPFILNIDDATTDQQWDEFLGSEILIIAIPSKNTDGFMSLISALEKSFVKRVIFVSSTSVYKDTNDVVFESEAAQDSSTLYQIETLFTQSVFFATTVVRFSGLVGYSRNPGRFFQKSGRSVSNPDAAVSMIHQDDCIGLIEQIIKQNQWGQTFNACADTHPTKREFYTEMTQRIGVDTPTFIESENQTFKLISNQKIKEALGYEFIYPDVMQITYDE; this is encoded by the coding sequence ATGACATCAATTAGTATTTTAGGTTGTGGTTGGTTAGGACTGCCATTAGCAAAACAGTTAGTCGAGTGCGGCTTTAGTGTTAAAGGCTCTGTCAGAAGTGAAGAAAAAGCACATAGCTTAAACGAATTCTCTGTGACTCCGTTTATTTTGAATATTGATGATGCAACAACAGATCAACAATGGGATGAGTTTTTGGGATCAGAGATATTGATTATAGCGATACCGTCAAAAAATACAGACGGGTTTATGTCGTTAATCTCAGCATTGGAAAAATCATTCGTTAAGCGGGTAATTTTTGTTAGTTCTACATCGGTATATAAAGACACTAACGATGTGGTTTTTGAATCCGAAGCGGCGCAAGACTCTTCTACTTTATATCAAATTGAAACGCTATTTACTCAATCTGTTTTTTTCGCTACAACCGTAGTTCGATTCAGTGGGTTGGTGGGGTATTCTCGTAATCCAGGTAGATTCTTTCAAAAAAGTGGGCGTTCGGTGAGTAACCCTGATGCGGCAGTGAGCATGATTCATCAAGATGATTGCATTGGTTTGATTGAACAGATCATAAAACAAAACCAATGGGGTCAAACGTTTAATGCTTGTGCAGATACGCATCCGACAAAGCGTGAATTTTATACTGAAATGACGCAGCGCATTGGTGTAGACACCCCAACATTTATTGAATCAGAAAACCAAACTTTTAAACTTATTAGCAATCAGAAGATTAAAGAAGCACTAGGGTATGAATTTATTTACCCTGATGTAATGCAAATTACTTATGACGAATAA
- a CDS encoding sulfurtransferase: MNNPLVTTDWLAAHINDENIVIVDAYMANVVGKVPLAYDVFSCLPNAIKLDVEADFCDPTSSQTHALPTESQFTQAVQALGINTDSTVIIYDNQGIYSSPRAWWTFKVMGFDNVYVLDGGLPQWIEEGREIAFEYSINQTIGNAVAKLHDQLACDSASVLNVINTNAAIVDARAEMRFLGKAPEPREGVRSGHIPSSANLPFSILLDGFAYQNKEALRTIFQERIPTLETQSFFSCGSGITACILMLAAVSVGYNDVVLYDGSWADWGSNHALPIE; the protein is encoded by the coding sequence ATGAACAATCCTTTAGTTACAACAGATTGGTTAGCTGCTCATATCAATGATGAAAACATTGTTATTGTTGATGCGTACATGGCCAATGTGGTCGGTAAAGTGCCTTTGGCTTATGATGTATTTTCGTGTCTACCAAATGCCATAAAATTAGATGTAGAAGCGGATTTTTGCGATCCTACGTCTTCTCAAACTCATGCATTACCGACTGAAAGTCAATTTACTCAAGCAGTGCAAGCTCTGGGTATTAATACTGACAGTACAGTTATTATTTATGATAACCAAGGTATTTATTCATCTCCAAGGGCGTGGTGGACATTTAAAGTGATGGGGTTTGATAATGTGTATGTCCTTGATGGAGGATTACCACAATGGATAGAAGAAGGTCGAGAGATTGCGTTTGAATATTCAATAAATCAAACGATAGGTAATGCGGTTGCGAAACTGCATGATCAACTTGCGTGTGACTCTGCCAGTGTTCTCAATGTCATTAATACTAATGCAGCGATTGTTGATGCACGAGCAGAAATGCGATTTTTAGGCAAAGCGCCAGAGCCTCGTGAAGGTGTTCGTAGTGGACATATTCCTAGCTCGGCAAACCTCCCGTTTTCTATCTTGTTAGATGGTTTTGCTTATCAAAATAAAGAAGCATTGCGTACTATTTTTCAAGAACGAATTCCTACGTTAGAAACTCAATCTTTCTTTAGTTGTGGTTCTGGTATTACTGCGTGTATTTTAATGCTAGCAGCGGTTTCTGTTGGTTATAACGATGTGGTGTTGTATGACGGTTCATGGGCTGATTGGGGAAGCAATCACGCGTTACCTATTGAATAA
- a CDS encoding DUF6500 family protein — translation MQDGLRNKIIAVCNKKIEQKGGNVGLSFYAFFANKNDDPELLMEAATWWISTHKLDHFEKAIKIKTMVENKE, via the coding sequence ATGCAAGACGGTTTGAGAAATAAAATTATTGCTGTGTGTAATAAGAAAATAGAGCAGAAAGGGGGCAATGTTGGATTGTCTTTTTATGCTTTTTTTGCTAATAAGAATGATGATCCCGAATTATTAATGGAAGCGGCAACGTGGTGGATATCAACGCATAAACTGGATCATTTTGAAAAAGCCATCAAAATTAAAACGATGGTTGAAAATAAAGAATAA
- a CDS encoding GNAT family N-acetyltransferase — protein MDRIIFQKVTACEYPSLFSIYKKYLYSAIEDTFGWDEGFQTQHFADSYRKEWFEWIMFNGERLGFICVKQEQTSVHFHLLLIFEKYQNKGVGSAVMKYYQRYYSDRVIKVSLSAFKCNQKVIDFYSALGYQITGENEHFFDMERSLCFNGYLGTDSYI, from the coding sequence ATGGATAGAATTATTTTTCAAAAAGTCACTGCTTGTGAGTATCCTTCTTTGTTCTCTATTTATAAGAAATACCTCTATTCTGCGATTGAAGATACTTTTGGTTGGGATGAGGGTTTCCAAACTCAGCACTTTGCTGATTCGTATCGAAAAGAATGGTTTGAATGGATCATGTTTAATGGAGAGAGACTTGGGTTTATTTGTGTTAAACAAGAACAAACCAGTGTGCATTTTCATCTGTTACTTATTTTTGAAAAATATCAAAATAAAGGGGTAGGATCTGCGGTGATGAAATATTACCAACGATACTACAGTGACAGGGTCATAAAAGTCAGCTTGTCTGCGTTTAAATGCAATCAAAAGGTGATCGATTTTTATTCAGCTCTTGGCTACCAGATCACTGGTGAGAATGAACACTTTTTCGATATGGAGCGTTCGCTTTGTTTTAATGGGTATTTAGGAACGGACAGTTATATATAG
- a CDS encoding IS630-like element ISVsa8 family transposase (programmed frameshift): MKAVNPLTDNEKITLKEAIANHPKNRVRIRAHAIILSDKGYSILALTDILDAKFETISSWIDHWEACGMLGLYDAVRIGRKPIYTEAEVYRLKSLVDEEPHQLKRAQAILEEETGKKSSLDTIKRNNKKSDYSYKRARHSLKLKRDDMKFNNFSNILNSLIEMERTNKCELFYFDESGFSQKSNLPYCWGPIGVQSLRPAHSHSKRLNVLGFLSRQGKLSFQTTEGRVTTDTVIDAFEHFINARKNDKPCFIILDNASFHRSAKFKQKLHEWLMNDVLVCYLPPYSPELNIIEILWKKVKYEWLPCEAFKTFEDLSINIKNILNYYGEKFTITFA, from the exons ATGAAAGCAGTTAATCCTTTAACAGACAATGAAAAAATAACCCTAAAAGAAGCGATCGCTAATCATCCAAAAAATAGAGTAAGAATACGAGCACATGCGATTATTCTCAGTGATAAAGGCTACTCTATTTTAGCGTTAACTGATATTTTAGACGCTAAATTTGAGACCATATCGTCATGGATAGACCATTGGGAAGCCTGTGGAATGCTCGGATTGTATGACGCTGTTCGTATAGGTAGAAAACCTATTTACACAGAAGCAGAAGTATATCGTTTGAAGTCATTGGTTGATGAAGAGCCACATCAACTTAAACGAGCACAAGCAATACTTGAAGAAGAAACAGGTAAAAAATCCAGCTTAGACACTATTAAACGAAATA ATAAAAAAAGTGATTACAGTTACAAAAGAGCCCGACACTCATTAAAGTTAAAGCGTGACGATATGAAATTCAATAATTTCAGTAATATATTGAATTCATTGATTGAAATGGAACGTACGAATAAATGTGAACTCTTTTATTTTGATGAGTCAGGCTTTAGTCAGAAATCTAATCTTCCTTATTGTTGGGGACCTATCGGTGTTCAATCGCTAAGGCCTGCTCATTCACACAGCAAACGGCTCAATGTTCTTGGCTTCTTAAGTAGACAAGGTAAATTGAGTTTTCAAACAACGGAAGGAAGAGTAACTACCGATACAGTAATTGATGCATTTGAGCACTTTATCAACGCACGAAAAAACGATAAGCCATGCTTTATTATCTTAGATAATGCCTCTTTTCATAGGTCAGCAAAATTTAAACAAAAATTGCATGAGTGGTTGATGAATGATGTATTAGTTTGTTATCTACCACCGTACTCTCCAGAGCTCAATATCATTGAGATATTGTGGAAGAAAGTAAAATATGAATGGTTACCATGTGAAGCGTTCAAAACGTTTGAAGACCTCAGTATTAACATCAAAAACATATTAAATTATTACGGCGAAAAATTCACAATAACTTTTGCGTGA